One Amorphoplanes digitatis genomic window carries:
- a CDS encoding murein transglycosylase gives MTDGQETPSARRGRRPSAPHLGGPLGSSGAAPADEPPATDSIGDQATADGDRATSVGDRAAKITAGDVTTPVAGSPAAAAKTGAAGDDHAPKAATETKTADGDAAVSGARPETKAEAPAGKDVADGTAAGKADATAAGKADATAAGKADATAAGKDVADATAAGKADATAAGKDVADATAAGKADATAAGKDVASGTAAGKAGPATAAAAEPGTTANGDDTPKSGPEKTGKDGTGKDGAGETSVAPAAAAVAAAASKGRTTRVLRAANPVRVARNTARSTSAWAKRPSGRLILPAAIAALLLGAAGSAGAYLVPQALQSVPSPSVTPGFGQDAGASAGPITAPSISGVPGLPGSVSTPGGTLPATVPPVAGVGGARPADVLAAWAQEAGTRAGIPVVAVQAYGYAELVVARATPACHLNWTTIAAIAKVESSHGSANGAVLSADGSVAPPIFGLPLDGKGGRQLIRDSDQGALDGDPQFDRAMGPLQFIPQTWTAISVGNGVDADNNGLSDPNDIDDAALAAARYLCQGGRDLSKPDAWWDAILSYNAVRPYAQKVFDAANEYGQRTRV, from the coding sequence CCCTCGGCGCGGCGTGGGCGACGGCCCTCGGCGCCGCATCTCGGCGGGCCCCTGGGCAGCTCGGGCGCGGCACCCGCCGACGAGCCTCCCGCGACCGACTCCATCGGCGACCAGGCGACCGCGGACGGCGACCGAGCGACCTCCGTCGGCGACCGGGCGGCGAAGATCACCGCCGGTGACGTGACCACGCCGGTGGCGGGTTCTCCGGCCGCGGCGGCGAAGACCGGCGCGGCGGGCGACGATCACGCCCCGAAGGCGGCCACGGAAACCAAGACCGCGGACGGCGACGCCGCCGTGTCCGGCGCCCGGCCGGAAACAAAGGCCGAGGCGCCAGCAGGCAAGGACGTCGCGGACGGGACAGCGGCAGGCAAGGCGGACGCGACAGCGGCAGGTAAGGCGGACGCGACAGCGGCAGGCAAGGCGGACGCGACAGCGGCAGGCAAGGACGTCGCGGACGCGACAGCGGCAGGCAAGGCGGACGCGACAGCGGCAGGCAAGGACGTCGCGGACGCGACAGCGGCAGGCAAGGCGGACGCGACAGCGGCAGGCAAGGACGTCGCGAGCGGGACGGCGGCAGGCAAGGCCGGGCCGGCCACCGCCGCCGCCGCGGAGCCCGGCACCACCGCGAACGGCGACGACACTCCCAAGAGCGGCCCGGAGAAGACCGGCAAGGACGGGACCGGCAAGGACGGGGCCGGCGAGACGTCGGTGGCTCCCGCCGCCGCGGCCGTCGCCGCCGCCGCCTCGAAGGGGCGGACCACCCGGGTCCTGCGCGCCGCCAATCCCGTCCGGGTCGCCCGGAACACCGCCCGCAGCACCTCGGCGTGGGCCAAGCGCCCCAGCGGCCGGCTCATCCTCCCCGCGGCCATCGCCGCCCTGCTGCTCGGCGCCGCTGGATCGGCCGGCGCCTACCTCGTACCCCAGGCTCTGCAGTCCGTGCCGTCGCCCAGCGTGACCCCGGGCTTCGGCCAGGACGCCGGCGCCTCCGCGGGTCCCATCACCGCGCCCAGCATCAGCGGCGTTCCCGGGTTGCCCGGGTCCGTCTCGACGCCCGGCGGCACCCTGCCCGCCACCGTGCCGCCCGTCGCCGGCGTCGGCGGCGCCCGGCCCGCGGACGTGCTGGCGGCCTGGGCACAGGAGGCCGGCACCCGGGCCGGCATCCCGGTCGTCGCCGTGCAGGCATACGGCTACGCCGAACTGGTCGTGGCCCGCGCCACCCCGGCCTGCCATCTGAATTGGACCACCATCGCCGCGATCGCCAAGGTTGAGTCCTCGCACGGCAGCGCGAACGGCGCCGTGCTCAGCGCCGACGGTTCCGTAGCGCCCCCCATCTTCGGCCTGCCGCTGGACGGCAAGGGCGGCCGCCAGCTCATCCGGGACTCCGATCAGGGCGCCCTCGATGGGGACCCGCAGTTCGATCGGGCGATGGGTCCGCTCCAGTTCATCCCGCAGACCTGGACCGCGATCTCCGTCGGCAACGGCGTCGACGCCGACAACAACGGACTCTCCGATCCCAACGACATCGACGACGCGGCGCTGGCCGCGGCCCGCTATCTGTGCCAGGGCGGACGCGACCTGTCCAAGCCGGACGCCTGGTGGGACGCCATTTTGTCCTACAACGCCGTCCGGCCGTACGCGCAGAAGGTGTTCGACGCGGCCAACGAGTACGGGCAACGCACCCGGGTCTGA
- the hemB gene encoding porphobilinogen synthase produces MSFPDVRPRRLRRTAAMRRLVEETRVAPAELVLPLFLKEGLTEPRAISSLPGVVQHSRESLRKAAHQAVSAGVGGLMLFGVPDHAAKDETGSGGIDPDGILNVGLRDLISEVGDSTVVMGDLCLDEFTSHGHCGVLAADGTVDNDATLELYGQMAVAQAEAGAHVVGPSGMMDGQIGVVRRALDNAGHQDTTVLAYAAKYAGAFYGPFREAVESTLQGDRRTYQQSPGNVREALREVELDVAEGADIVMVKPALPYLDVIAAVRDRVDVPVAAYQVSGEYAMVEAAAANGWLDRQGVMLETLTSIRRAGAQIILTYWATEAAQLLRDRY; encoded by the coding sequence ATGTCGTTTCCCGACGTGCGTCCGCGGCGCCTGCGCCGCACGGCCGCCATGCGGCGGCTGGTCGAGGAGACCAGGGTCGCACCGGCCGAGCTGGTGCTGCCGCTGTTCCTCAAGGAAGGCCTGACCGAGCCCCGCGCGATCAGCTCACTGCCGGGCGTCGTGCAGCACTCCCGCGAGTCGCTGCGCAAGGCCGCGCACCAGGCGGTCAGCGCGGGCGTCGGCGGCCTGATGCTGTTCGGCGTGCCCGACCACGCCGCCAAGGACGAGACCGGCTCCGGCGGCATCGACCCCGACGGCATCCTGAACGTCGGGCTGCGCGACCTGATCTCCGAGGTCGGCGACTCGACAGTTGTCATGGGCGACCTGTGCCTCGACGAGTTCACCTCGCACGGACACTGCGGGGTCCTGGCCGCCGACGGGACCGTCGACAACGACGCCACCCTCGAGCTCTACGGCCAGATGGCCGTCGCGCAGGCCGAGGCCGGAGCGCACGTCGTCGGCCCCTCCGGGATGATGGACGGCCAGATCGGCGTGGTCCGCCGGGCCCTCGACAACGCCGGCCACCAGGACACCACCGTGCTCGCCTACGCGGCCAAGTACGCGGGCGCCTTCTACGGACCGTTCCGCGAGGCCGTCGAGTCGACCCTCCAGGGCGACCGCCGCACCTACCAGCAGAGCCCGGGCAACGTCCGCGAGGCGCTGCGCGAGGTCGAGCTGGACGTGGCGGAGGGCGCCGACATCGTCATGGTGAAGCCCGCCCTGCCGTATCTCGACGTGATCGCCGCCGTCCGCGACCGCGTCGACGTCCCGGTCGCCGCATACCAGGTCTCCGGCGAGTACGCGATGGTCGAGGCCGCCGCCGCGAACGGGTGGCTGGACCGCCAGGGCGTGATGCTGGAGACGCTGACCTCCATCCGGCGGGCCGGCGCCCAGATCATCCTCACCTACTGGGCGACCGAGGCCGCTCAGCTTTTACGCGACCGCTACTGA
- a CDS encoding GNAT family N-acetyltransferase, with protein MRVREWDPRAASAWEIRSLVETLNAVLAADLPDDPPWQDVQVVDYLAETMPGERRISWVAEDDRLAEGESAIFGHVSILLLGDIGVLEVLVHPDLRRRGLGQQLLAVAARRAYLEGFSSIGVEAIGDTPAIDFYTSMGFEREYVETRSVLTLSRVDWNALGAMAGGISSGYRIEYHPGGPPPELVEAYAQAKLVGQDGDDNDLDLRPSSSDPQRLRDSLDTLHRRGLKPYIVLALHEATGTVAGLTEVVVPAQHPERADQYDTIVVREHRGYGIDRAIKARMLFELRTAEPGLREVQTWNAQHNESMLKVNAELGFQSDRDWYEYGADVAQLVQRLEPTD; from the coding sequence GTGAGGGTGCGTGAGTGGGATCCCCGGGCCGCGTCGGCCTGGGAGATCCGGTCGCTCGTGGAGACGCTGAACGCGGTGCTGGCTGCCGATCTCCCGGACGATCCACCGTGGCAGGACGTGCAGGTGGTCGACTACCTGGCGGAGACGATGCCGGGTGAACGCCGGATCAGCTGGGTCGCCGAGGACGACCGTCTCGCCGAGGGCGAGAGCGCCATCTTCGGCCATGTCAGCATTCTTCTGCTGGGCGACATCGGCGTGCTCGAGGTGCTCGTCCACCCCGATCTGCGCCGTCGCGGCCTCGGTCAGCAGTTACTCGCAGTCGCCGCACGCCGGGCCTATCTCGAGGGCTTCTCGTCCATCGGGGTCGAGGCGATCGGCGACACCCCGGCCATCGATTTCTACACCTCGATGGGCTTCGAGCGGGAGTATGTGGAGACCCGCAGCGTCCTGACCCTGTCCAGGGTGGACTGGAACGCCCTCGGTGCCATGGCCGGCGGGATCAGCTCCGGATACCGGATCGAATACCACCCCGGCGGCCCGCCGCCCGAGCTGGTGGAGGCCTACGCGCAGGCCAAGCTGGTCGGCCAGGACGGCGACGACAACGACCTCGACCTGCGGCCGAGCTCATCCGACCCGCAGCGGCTGCGGGACAGCCTCGACACGCTGCACCGGCGCGGGCTGAAGCCGTACATCGTGCTGGCGCTGCACGAGGCGACCGGGACGGTCGCCGGGCTCACCGAGGTGGTCGTGCCCGCGCAGCACCCGGAGCGCGCCGACCAGTACGACACCATCGTCGTCCGGGAGCATCGCGGCTACGGCATCGACCGGGCGATCAAGGCACGGATGCTCTTCGAGCTGCGCACGGCGGAGCCCGGGCTGCGCGAGGTGCAGACCTGGAACGCGCAGCACAACGAGTCGATGTTGAAGGTCAACGCCGAGCTGGGGTTCCAGTCCGACCGAGATTGGTATGAATACGGCGCCGACGTTGCGCAACTGGTGCAGAGACTCGAACCCACGGACTGA